The Coccidioides posadasii str. Silveira chromosome 3, complete sequence genome contains a region encoding:
- a CDS encoding uncharacterized protein (EggNog:ENOG410PR2D~COG:K~BUSCO:15632at33183), with protein MHHLQEQPKEWSRSITDDKGEETQFVISTDRSLLSIPSIIAAFNEDYVYWARSVPESAMKQMLDNSVCFGIYKSTPAPNSDSGEPRNLEQIGLTRLITDCVTFIYLCDVYIHPEYQSCGLGTWLMGVIQEEMDKMQYLRRLMLMTRGDRTRTYYERLFGVEVMGKAGEAYVMGRLGAGNCV; from the coding sequence ATGCACCACCTACAAGAGCAGCCAAAGGAATGGTCCCGTTCCATCACCGACGACAAAGGCGAAGAAACACAGTTTGTCATCTCCACAGATCGGTCACTGCTCTCGATCCCGTCCATCATCGCGGCGTTCAATGAAGACTACGTGTACTGGGCGCGGTCCGTCCCAGAAAGCGCCATGAAGCAGATGCTCGACAACTCAGTCTGCTTCGGGATATACAAATCCACACCAGCGCCCAACTCCGACTCTGGAGAACCCCGGAACCTCGAGCAGATTGGCCTGACACGCCTCATCACCGACTGCGTGACGTTCATTTACCTCTGCGACGTGTATATCCATCCGGAATACCAGAGCTGCGGGCTTGGGACGTGGTTGATGGGCGTGATACAGGAGGAGATGGACAAGATGCAGTATCTGAGACGGCTGATGCTGATGACACGGGGAGACCGCACGCGCACGTACTATGAGCGGCTGTTCGGCGTCGAGGTGATGGGGAAGGCGGGAGAGGCGTATGTCATGGGCCGGCTCGGGGCGGGAAATTGCGTGTGA
- a CDS encoding uncharacterized protein (EggNog:ENOG410PQYB~COG:S~BUSCO:8357at33183), with product MAQSPSELFATSWTLHRLSPLYHTAESKRTLLEDAQALSMYANRLRDMLTGDTLHGIRLSLDDNSLLDEALAKAGSLKSCRLETLPTWHYWNEERSLLEDPDQETLTITAEQSAGILVTLEYETIKYKAALLCDPDGYHTPRDDDATHLPLLVTRMPTALRQAFLAFLGINFDARCSVLRLPSGFLCSCLETYLATLHQSVRGRHDAREVIERVMKEVQLTLSFTAPVAPALKSVEVSLPRQSLSEFYTRGLDKSEALPKPAYRGQKRKLGSNTSGISGTESPTPFISALSDYFRTHLAMNIDINTSITTTIIRTPEKHHIRLTKIASGAFVIGFEGRIKLLANPGRTILLDDSHIDEPDAEDLPEDAEEREKRFIWKANEELLRALVARAAGSQSQTERASMTNDSIT from the coding sequence ATGGCACAGTCTCCTTCGGAGCTCTTCGCCACATCTTGGACTCTTCACCGCCTCTCCCCATTATATCATACAGCAGAGTCCAAACGCACCCTTCTCGAAGATGCACAGGCATTGTCCATGTACGCGAATCGACTCCGTGACATGCTTACAGGCGATACCCTTCACGGAATCCGACTCTCTCTCGACGACAATTCTTTGCTAGATGAAGCCCTTGCAAAAGCTGGTTCCTTGAAATCTTGCAGGTTGGAAACTCTACCCACCTGGCACTACTGGAACGAGGAGCGTTCCTTGCTCGAGGATCCGGATCAGGAGACTCTCACCATCACTGCGGAGCAGTCCGCCGGTATCCTCGTCACTCTAGAGTACGAAACCATCAAGTATAAGGCTGCTCTGCTCTGTGACCCCGATGGATATCACACGCCCCGTGATGATGATGCCACCCATCTCCCGCTCTTGGTAACGCGTATGCCAACTGCGCTTCGCCAGGCGTTCCTTGCCTTCCTTGGAATCAATTTTGATGCACGATGCTCCGTCCTCAGGCTTCCATCGGGGTTTTTATGCTCATGCTTGGAAACGTATTTGGCGACGTTACACCAGAGTGTCCGGGGACGCCATGATGCCCGGGAAGTTATTGAACGGGTAATGAAGGAGGTCCAACTAACACTATCTTTTACTGCGCCTGTTGCGCCCGCTTTGAAGAGCGTAGAGGTGTCTTTGCCCCGTCAGTCGCTGAGTGAATTTTACACTCGTGGTCTGGATAAGTCAGAGGCCTTGCCTAAACCAGCGTACCGCGGCCAAAAACGCAAATTAGGCTCGAACACATCAGGCATTTCAGGCACTGAATCACCGACTCCATTCATATCGGCATTGTCAGACTACTTCAGGACCCATCTCGCCATGAATATTGATATCAACACCTCTATTACCACAACTATCATTCGCACACCAGAAAAGCATCACATCCGACTAACGAAAATTGCGTCTGGCGCTTTTGTCATTGGCTTCGAAGGGCGAATAAAACTTCTTGCGAATCCCGGTCGGACAATTCTTCTTGACGACTCACATATTGACGAGCCTGATGCCGAAGACCTCCCGGAGGATGCTgaggaaagagagaagagatttATCTGGAAAGCCAATGAGGAGCTGTTACGGGCATTGGTTGCCAGGGCAGCTGGAAGTCAGAGTCAAACCGAGAGAGCGAGTATGACGAACGACAGTATAACTTGA